One genomic region from Flagellimonas oceani encodes:
- a CDS encoding RNA polymerase sigma factor — protein sequence MQRGDPNNLPSEVLFEMFKYGNELAYQVLFDRLWERMYVLAFSLLQDRAIAKDLVQEVWIDFWERKLGIENRNIEAFLLQATRFKVYKFLRDSKTVKFSQSILDKLQLPSSNDIISDIEAKETKSRIDDIVEGLPPKCRQVFVLSRYQGLGNAEISEILNISKRTVETHVSNALSKIKEELAISLFVVGIIFF from the coding sequence ATGCAGCGTGGTGACCCAAACAATCTTCCTTCCGAAGTGCTATTCGAAATGTTCAAGTACGGCAATGAACTTGCCTATCAGGTTCTTTTCGACCGTTTATGGGAACGTATGTACGTGTTGGCGTTCAGTCTTCTCCAAGACCGCGCAATTGCAAAGGATTTGGTACAGGAAGTTTGGATTGATTTCTGGGAGCGAAAACTTGGCATCGAAAACCGGAATATTGAAGCTTTTTTACTTCAGGCCACCCGCTTTAAGGTATACAAGTTTCTTCGTGATTCAAAAACTGTGAAATTTTCCCAAAGTATTTTGGATAAACTGCAATTGCCCAGCAGCAATGATATCATTTCAGATATCGAAGCCAAGGAGACCAAGTCCAGAATAGATGACATTGTTGAAGGCTTACCCCCAAAATGTAGGCAAGTATTTGTTTTGAGCAGGTACCAGGGACTCGGAAATGCAGAGATTTCCGAAATTTTGAATATTTCCAAGCGAACCGTGGAAACCCATGTTTCCAATGCCCTTTCAAAGATTAAAGAGGAGCTGGCCATCTCTTTGTTTGTCGTTGGCATCATTTTTTTTTAA
- a CDS encoding META domain-containing protein, translating into MKPTLTHQKSVLLFFLFTLLLGCSNDDGTISYDFVGSWKVSYYMEGSQKVTKEDSPTWPDYNNGDITATFTAPDGNGKGVVSGISVTNAYHGDYTLERNGTLTIDPIATTLVNQPDWADLYHITGPKTYKIKGSNLFLYSKDEDLVIVMESN; encoded by the coding sequence ATGAAGCCCACCTTGACCCATCAGAAATCCGTACTTCTTTTTTTCCTGTTCACCCTCTTATTGGGCTGCTCAAACGATGACGGAACAATTTCATATGACTTCGTTGGAAGCTGGAAGGTTTCCTATTATATGGAAGGCAGCCAAAAGGTGACCAAGGAGGATAGCCCCACCTGGCCGGATTACAACAATGGCGACATCACGGCCACCTTTACTGCACCGGATGGAAATGGAAAGGGCGTGGTATCAGGCATATCCGTGACGAATGCCTATCATGGGGACTACACCTTGGAGAGGAATGGAACCCTGACCATTGATCCCATTGCGACGACCTTGGTGAACCAACCCGACTGGGCTGATCTATACCATATCACGGGACCCAAAACCTATAAGATCAAAGGTTCCAACCTATTTCTGTATTCAAAGGATGAAGATTTGGTCATCGTTATGGAATCCAACTGA
- a CDS encoding type II toxin-antitoxin system RelE/ParE family toxin encodes MEQKVRTVIAYKHYFEEFLVAQPKKVQDKIFKVIEIIETFERIPTTYLKAITGTDGLFEARIKLGSNIWRVFCFFDKGKLVILLNGFTKKTQKTPKKEIDKAVRLMKEYYETAHGGS; translated from the coding sequence ATGGAACAAAAGGTCAGGACCGTAATTGCCTACAAGCACTATTTTGAGGAATTTTTGGTGGCACAGCCTAAAAAGGTGCAGGACAAGATTTTTAAAGTAATCGAAATCATAGAAACCTTTGAACGGATTCCGACGACATATTTAAAGGCAATTACTGGAACCGATGGACTGTTTGAGGCCCGGATCAAATTGGGGTCGAACATTTGGAGGGTATTTTGCTTTTTCGACAAAGGCAAATTGGTGATTCTGTTGAACGGGTTTACCAAGAAAACGCAAAAGACACCAAAGAAAGAGATTGACAAAGCTGTCAGGTTAATGAAAGAATATTATGAAACCGCCCATGGCGGATCGTGA
- a CDS encoding sigma-70 family RNA polymerase sigma factor, which produces MKTDPPRPSSKTETNLHLFNQLEQGKYEALIRLHQRFYSPLCRFGALFEHNSLIVEEKVADVFIELWSRRDMLSEVEHPKAYLYVMVRNKLLRTAKSETLLTRIQDNLNYSNAEQHSHEEELIQQEEKRIDQERISNVLKNVPERSRRVFEMSRIEGFKYKEIAEILGISYRTVEQHVAITMKTIKNSLTDK; this is translated from the coding sequence ATGAAGACCGATCCCCCAAGACCATCGTCAAAAACGGAAACCAACCTTCACTTGTTCAACCAGCTTGAACAGGGAAAGTATGAGGCATTGATACGCTTGCACCAAAGATTTTACAGCCCTCTGTGCAGGTTTGGGGCCCTATTCGAACACAATAGCCTTATCGTTGAGGAAAAAGTGGCCGATGTGTTCATTGAACTATGGTCACGGCGGGATATGCTATCGGAGGTCGAGCATCCCAAGGCCTATCTGTATGTCATGGTAAGGAACAAATTGCTGCGAACAGCAAAGAGTGAAACCCTTTTGACAAGGATCCAGGACAATCTGAACTATTCCAATGCGGAACAACACAGTCATGAAGAAGAACTCATTCAACAAGAAGAGAAGCGAATCGATCAGGAACGCATATCAAATGTATTGAAGAATGTGCCGGAGCGCTCCAGAAGAGTTTTTGAGATGAGCAGGATAGAAGGTTTTAAGTACAAGGAAATTGCAGAAATCCTAGGCATCTCATACAGAACAGTGGAGCAGCACGTGGCCATTACCATGAAAACCATTAAAAACAGCTTAACGGACAAGTAA
- a CDS encoding TonB-dependent receptor domain-containing protein yields the protein MKKTIILLFALLAQLGFARNSDNLLEKPAYGNTINIHVDSGRIEEVLRLIEKQVAVKFIYVTSDPLVEHPITLNINNATLDNVLQTLSKKTGLRFKKTPSGILVRSTLSPQKFSPLQQTLQGNVRDEEGEPLAGVSIVIKGTSNGTMTDWEGNFTLEVTDLPLELQISHIGYESQAITVGNDLRIQVTMKASLSELDEVVVTGQGAGINKKRISSKVEVIRAEELENIPSQRIDQLLSAKLPNAQINLTGGQAGASSLIRVRGVNSAFLSSTPIFYIDGVRMDNLNTRSALGGGSSQGAAISSIADIPMDNIERIEYINGGAATTLYGSDAANGVIQIFTKKGSAAGTKVTLEVQSGVETPTTDYLYFDKSKDLLFQTGLYQKYHLGINGGNEGFGFSFSGNYLDNEGSQYADNNSNGKLDFSTGFRARLGDKVIYNSSFIFVNNKYKRNRNGNQGGYTGLWFAESGASTLNGFNNRLDEMTAAEFEEIKAYVHRAEELQDNEINVNRFTTSQAFTFRPIDNLEFKFTGGIDYRVQSDQNVQTNEYLSHTTQSEVNDEGSISNVDRKYFGITLEFTGQHKWDTGDFSFVSTIGGQLFRNKDHQIRYVGTNIRDGARTISDAAIKTSDEFLTEVLNYGVYAQENIGYRDKLFLDLGIRGDRNPSFGDNIGTQYYPKIGLSYLPSAESFLENVDWLNSLRFRGNYGVAGNLPPAFVSERTIAFNGFQGEQAAFFSNPGNDDLTPEKTTTYEGGVDVAMFNNRVNLSVSRYSAKTKDALFYVPPTPSTGFDQSQLYNVGEIENKGWEISANVEPIRTDKSSLQLNLSINTLKNKVLNSGGIAPFNINGFSARTIQTVVEEGYPVGYIRGNLGVFDENGVLESTTPQSYLGTTLPDLYGNMGLTFTYGDFSLYANASYQKGAYANSFDQQFRFLYGASEDKIPTAEIEANGTSNWLNFTNRFVEKTDFIKVRDIGMNYTITPRSSKVFDNLIIGANIVNPLNFTSSDFDPEATISGAATGQGGASTGGISYATYSAPRQFLTSLRINFK from the coding sequence ATGAAAAAAACAATTATACTGCTCTTTGCTTTATTGGCCCAGCTGGGCTTTGCAAGGAATTCCGATAATCTTTTGGAAAAGCCGGCGTATGGGAACACCATAAACATACATGTTGATTCCGGGAGGATAGAAGAGGTACTTCGGCTTATTGAAAAACAGGTTGCGGTAAAATTCATTTATGTGACCAGCGACCCTTTGGTGGAACACCCCATTACCTTGAACATCAATAATGCTACTTTGGACAATGTATTACAGACTTTGAGCAAGAAGACAGGGTTAAGGTTCAAAAAGACTCCAAGTGGGATTTTGGTGCGTTCGACCTTAAGTCCCCAAAAGTTTTCCCCACTACAACAAACCCTTCAAGGAAATGTCAGGGACGAAGAAGGGGAGCCATTGGCTGGCGTCTCTATCGTGATAAAGGGAACCAGTAATGGTACCATGACGGATTGGGAAGGAAACTTCACCTTAGAAGTCACCGATTTGCCGTTGGAACTCCAGATTTCCCATATCGGATATGAAAGCCAAGCCATAACAGTCGGAAATGACCTAAGGATACAGGTCACCATGAAGGCTTCTTTATCTGAGCTGGATGAGGTGGTCGTGACCGGTCAGGGAGCGGGCATCAACAAAAAACGTATTTCAAGCAAGGTCGAGGTGATAAGGGCGGAGGAATTGGAAAACATACCTTCGCAACGTATCGATCAATTGCTGTCCGCCAAACTTCCCAATGCCCAAATAAATTTGACGGGGGGACAGGCCGGTGCCTCCTCACTTATCCGTGTCCGTGGTGTCAATTCGGCATTTTTGAGCTCCACTCCCATATTCTATATCGATGGGGTGCGTATGGACAACCTCAATACCAGGAGCGCACTGGGTGGGGGCAGTTCCCAAGGAGCGGCCATCAGTTCCATTGCCGATATTCCCATGGACAATATCGAACGTATCGAATACATCAATGGTGGGGCCGCCACAACATTGTATGGATCCGATGCCGCCAATGGGGTTATCCAGATCTTTACCAAAAAGGGAAGTGCCGCTGGGACAAAAGTCACCCTTGAAGTCCAATCAGGTGTTGAGACCCCGACCACGGATTATCTTTATTTTGACAAGAGCAAGGATCTGTTGTTCCAGACAGGATTGTACCAAAAATACCATTTGGGCATCAATGGGGGCAACGAAGGTTTTGGCTTCAGTTTTTCTGGAAATTACCTGGACAATGAAGGATCACAATATGCCGATAACAATTCCAATGGAAAATTGGACTTCAGTACCGGCTTTAGGGCCAGGTTGGGTGATAAAGTAATCTATAACAGTTCTTTCATTTTCGTGAACAACAAATACAAAAGGAACCGCAATGGAAACCAAGGCGGGTATACAGGGCTTTGGTTTGCTGAAAGTGGCGCCTCCACCTTGAATGGGTTCAACAATAGGTTGGATGAAATGACCGCGGCAGAGTTTGAGGAAATAAAGGCTTATGTGCACCGTGCTGAAGAATTGCAGGACAATGAAATCAATGTAAACCGTTTTACCACATCCCAGGCCTTTACATTTAGGCCCATAGATAATCTGGAGTTCAAGTTTACCGGAGGTATCGACTATAGGGTACAATCGGACCAAAACGTGCAGACCAACGAGTACCTATCGCATACGACACAATCAGAAGTAAATGATGAAGGGAGTATTTCCAACGTAGATCGGAAGTATTTTGGAATCACATTGGAATTTACCGGGCAGCACAAATGGGATACCGGTGATTTCTCTTTTGTTTCCACCATAGGTGGGCAGTTGTTCAGAAATAAAGACCATCAGATCAGGTATGTGGGGACCAACATCAGGGATGGGGCCCGAACCATCAGTGACGCGGCCATAAAGACCAGTGATGAATTTTTAACTGAAGTATTGAACTATGGCGTCTATGCACAGGAAAATATTGGATATAGGGACAAGTTGTTCCTGGATCTTGGGATTCGGGGTGATAGAAACCCTTCTTTTGGGGACAATATCGGGACACAGTACTACCCGAAGATTGGGCTATCATATTTGCCGAGTGCTGAATCCTTTTTGGAGAATGTAGATTGGCTCAACTCGTTGAGGTTTCGTGGAAACTACGGGGTTGCAGGGAACCTGCCACCGGCATTTGTAAGTGAGAGAACCATTGCTTTCAACGGTTTTCAAGGGGAACAGGCCGCATTTTTTTCCAATCCAGGGAATGATGACCTGACACCGGAAAAGACCACCACCTATGAAGGGGGTGTGGATGTGGCCATGTTCAACAACCGGGTCAACCTTTCCGTCTCAAGATATAGTGCCAAAACAAAGGATGCCCTTTTTTATGTGCCACCCACACCATCCACTGGATTCGACCAAAGTCAATTGTACAATGTGGGCGAGATAGAGAACAAAGGTTGGGAAATAAGCGCAAATGTTGAGCCTATCAGAACGGATAAAAGTTCGTTGCAATTGAACCTTTCCATAAACACCTTAAAGAACAAGGTGTTGAATTCTGGGGGGATAGCCCCTTTCAACATCAACGGTTTCAGTGCCCGTACCATCCAGACCGTGGTGGAGGAAGGATATCCTGTTGGCTACATTCGGGGGAACCTTGGTGTATTTGACGAGAACGGTGTTTTGGAAAGCACGACCCCGCAGTCCTATCTCGGTACCACCTTACCAGACCTCTATGGGAATATGGGACTGACCTTTACGTATGGTGATTTCTCCCTTTATGCCAATGCCAGTTACCAAAAGGGCGCTTATGCCAATAGCTTTGACCAACAGTTCAGATTTCTGTACGGGGCTTCCGAGGATAAGATACCTACTGCTGAGATTGAGGCCAACGGAACATCAAATTGGTTGAATTTCACCAATAGGTTCGTTGAGAAAACGGATTTTATAAAGGTCCGTGATATAGGCATGAACTATACCATTACCCCTAGGTCGAGCAAGGTGTTCGACAACCTTATCATAGGCGCGAACATTGTGAACCCATTAAACTTCACATCTTCGGATTTTGACCCAGAGGCAACCATCAGTGGTGCCGCTACGGGACAGGGAGGTGCATCAACAGGAGGTATTTCCTATGCGACCTATTCTGCTCCGAGACAATTTTTGACCTCATTGCGAATCAACTTTAAATAA
- a CDS encoding type IV secretory system conjugative DNA transfer family protein — MEAQFILFYVMAIGTILLVYRYTQYAFGCIMGLWTYLGVVVYLGFGLDTLLQVTLHHILPLVVLNLLCYLVWDGFQSDSIPKQYRVRLGNFTIQNLQRGVSIIGSSGSGKTESVVYSLLKHLNRYQFPGVIHDYKHFEITEMAYPMFRGSKIPFHVVSFDDIHKKVNPIAPRYLPDAESVNEISRVLLENLLEQRESLAHGSSKFFNDAVEGLLGGLIWKLKTEFPRYCTLPHLMASFQYLKRDQLMAFLESDFTSKAMADAFLSGVDSERQTAGVMSTLANALKKISTERIFMALSADEVPLDINNPKNPAVIAIVNNPKFETAYSPVIATILHTITKQMSVRGQIPSFLLMEEAPTIRLLNMHRIPATLRSYDIATIYILQDKIQNDMMYGEKGSRAILSNLSYQFFGKANDPETAKYYERFFEIVKRPTRSVSKSSNWKFDTRVTKGEKEVSKLRADLFFRLKQGEFIAFGDGRDRRVRFPRPKIIRELPNRLYQYDDPAIQANYKTIHLKVQELFENRKW, encoded by the coding sequence ATGGAAGCTCAATTTATTTTGTTTTATGTGATGGCGATAGGGACGATTCTGTTGGTATACCGCTATACCCAATATGCCTTTGGATGTATCATGGGCCTATGGACCTATTTGGGGGTTGTGGTGTATCTGGGTTTTGGGCTGGATACCTTGCTCCAGGTAACGCTCCATCATATCCTTCCCTTGGTGGTCCTTAATTTGTTGTGCTATCTGGTTTGGGACGGGTTCCAATCCGATTCCATCCCTAAGCAGTATAGGGTCCGGTTGGGAAACTTTACCATACAAAACCTTCAGCGGGGTGTGTCCATCATTGGTTCCTCGGGCAGCGGGAAGACCGAATCCGTGGTCTATAGCTTGCTGAAACACCTGAACCGGTACCAGTTCCCAGGGGTCATACATGACTACAAGCATTTTGAGATTACCGAAATGGCCTATCCCATGTTCAGGGGCAGTAAAATTCCCTTCCATGTGGTCTCCTTTGACGATATCCACAAAAAGGTGAATCCCATTGCCCCACGTTACCTGCCCGATGCGGAGAGCGTGAACGAAATCTCAAGGGTCCTGTTGGAAAACCTGCTCGAACAACGGGAGTCCTTGGCCCATGGCTCCTCCAAGTTCTTCAACGATGCCGTGGAAGGATTGTTGGGCGGGCTCATTTGGAAACTGAAGACGGAGTTTCCCCGGTACTGTACCCTGCCACACTTGATGGCCTCCTTTCAATATCTGAAACGGGACCAGTTGATGGCTTTTCTGGAATCGGACTTTACCTCCAAGGCCATGGCCGACGCCTTTCTCTCCGGGGTGGATTCCGAACGGCAGACGGCCGGGGTGATGAGCACCTTGGCCAATGCCCTGAAAAAGATCAGCACCGAACGCATCTTTATGGCCCTCTCTGCCGACGAGGTGCCCCTGGACATCAACAATCCCAAGAACCCCGCGGTGATCGCCATCGTGAACAACCCCAAATTTGAGACGGCCTATTCCCCGGTGATCGCCACCATCCTGCACACCATCACCAAACAGATGAGCGTACGGGGCCAGATCCCTTCCTTTTTGTTGATGGAAGAAGCACCGACCATCCGGTTGCTGAACATGCACCGTATCCCGGCCACCCTGCGGAGCTATGACATCGCGACCATTTATATCCTTCAGGACAAGATCCAGAACGACATGATGTATGGGGAAAAGGGGAGTAGGGCCATCCTGAGCAACCTGTCCTATCAGTTCTTTGGAAAGGCCAACGACCCTGAAACTGCCAAATACTACGAACGCTTCTTTGAGATTGTCAAACGGCCGACCCGCAGTGTGAGCAAGAGCAGCAACTGGAAGTTCGATACCAGGGTCACCAAAGGGGAGAAGGAAGTGAGCAAACTACGGGCCGACCTGTTCTTCCGGTTGAAACAAGGAGAGTTCATCGCCTTTGGGGATGGCAGGGATCGAAGGGTCCGCTTTCCCAGACCGAAAATCATAAGGGAGTTGCCCAACCGCCTTTACCAGTATGACGATCCAGCAATTCAGGCCAATTACAAGACCATCCATTTAAAGGTGCAGGAACTGTTCGAAAACCGTAAATGGTAG
- a CDS encoding tetratricopeptide repeat protein, with protein sequence MKPRNIFQLLLLLVVLGSCVDNPNVTEDIYLNTPAPSKSWVNGLKRQLALTMNSVLINTEMTSDNYFNNYTLYSKVFDGPQISYTDVDVNALQQEIGRLREMADYGLEIVVAEDEDVEDESVAYMHFCRGFALLLAGENFSGLPIEPLAEVSDWRTLLEVALEEFDIAIAQTADTEAIAAYQLLKARTYYRLGDLDNAKSIAGSLLNNTSLLYTVGFDGENGVGNEMQNATFTSTQNRFAPLPRLDFLDPKYFDEGTAASDQKPVSLAKAEEAYLIVMEALLAENDLNGAKTMGIDLLNVVNTRPIELLDDSRELRNGTNRSDYPVTAVQVRENGEAMFKDGYVLDRQAGDITVHTVSGTKVTEEDITAATTNDQLLYLVYRLRQEIFISEGRRMNDLGIRYPVSQTEQLNNPNVGDSFTQAVIPSFIPLDGGMDDFIVDGTTGNVTMLYDMNQVIVDNKTSEDVAPFH encoded by the coding sequence ATGAAACCAAGAAATATATTTCAGCTCCTTTTGTTGCTAGTGGTCCTAGGGTCTTGTGTTGACAACCCAAATGTGACCGAGGACATTTACCTGAACACGCCGGCTCCCTCAAAAAGTTGGGTGAACGGTCTCAAGCGTCAATTGGCGTTGACGATGAACAGTGTGTTGATCAATACGGAAATGACCTCTGATAATTATTTTAACAACTATACACTGTACAGCAAAGTTTTTGATGGACCACAGATCAGTTACACTGATGTGGACGTGAATGCCTTGCAACAAGAAATCGGTAGGCTACGGGAAATGGCGGACTATGGATTGGAAATCGTTGTTGCGGAAGATGAGGACGTTGAGGATGAAAGTGTAGCTTACATGCACTTTTGCAGGGGATTTGCGTTGTTGTTGGCCGGGGAAAATTTTTCCGGGTTGCCCATTGAGCCTTTGGCGGAAGTTTCCGATTGGAGGACTTTGTTGGAAGTTGCCTTGGAAGAATTTGATATAGCCATTGCCCAGACTGCTGATACCGAGGCCATAGCCGCTTATCAACTTCTAAAGGCAAGGACCTATTACCGCTTGGGAGACCTTGACAACGCCAAGTCCATTGCCGGTTCACTTCTGAACAATACGTCCTTGCTGTATACCGTAGGGTTTGACGGGGAGAATGGTGTAGGGAATGAAATGCAAAACGCCACTTTTACCAGCACCCAGAATAGGTTTGCACCGCTTCCCCGGTTGGATTTTTTAGATCCCAAATACTTTGATGAAGGTACGGCCGCTTCGGATCAAAAACCGGTGAGTCTGGCCAAAGCAGAGGAGGCCTACTTAATAGTCATGGAAGCCTTGTTGGCCGAAAATGATTTGAACGGGGCAAAGACCATGGGAATCGACTTATTGAATGTGGTCAATACAAGGCCAATTGAGCTGTTGGACGATAGCAGGGAACTTAGAAATGGCACCAATAGGTCCGATTATCCCGTTACGGCAGTGCAGGTCAGGGAAAATGGGGAAGCTATGTTCAAGGATGGCTATGTACTGGACCGTCAGGCAGGGGATATCACGGTCCATACAGTTTCAGGGACCAAGGTGACCGAAGAGGATATAACGGCGGCAACGACCAATGATCAGCTCCTCTATCTGGTTTACAGGTTGCGCCAAGAGATATTCATAAGCGAAGGGAGGAGAATGAATGACCTTGGTATCCGTTACCCGGTTTCCCAGACCGAACAGCTGAACAATCCCAATGTCGGTGACTCCTTTACCCAAGCCGTTATTCCAAGTTTTATTCCATTGGATGGGGGTATGGATGATTTTATAGTGGATGGAACTACGGGAAATGTTACCATGTTGTATGATATGAACCAAGTAATTGTGGACAATAAAACTTCTGAAGATGTTGCACCGTTTCATTAA
- a CDS encoding alkaline phosphatase family protein: MLLGLAIFQSVVAQEKPKHVVVISIDGFRPEFYMDSSMPTPNLQEMFREGVAAKEVTGIFPTVTYPSHTTLITGTTPKEHGIYYNTLIKEDGSAGGWVYDFREIKSKTLWQAAKEKGLVTASVSWPVSVNAQYIDYNIPEFWSFENPMDRRGATSEKANPKGLFEEVVKNATGTLEINDYNLSSLTMDQNLARIAGYLLRKYRPNLLTIHLPITDGAQHRQGRKGLMVRKAIAGADNAIGVIRDALQKAGIEKETTIIVTGDHGFVDVHTQIAPNVLLAQHGLYEKKGGRPKAFFFSAGGSAFLHLRDENDEETLERIQQLFEELPIEIRSTFDIVNRDQIAIRGGDPRVRLALTAQRGYSFSNDTEGSLMTYKKGGKHGYYPNFHDIATGFVGDGKGMQKGEVIENMYLEDVGKIVASLLQLQLNQDPNFYHSTLKNGN; the protein is encoded by the coding sequence ATGCTGCTGGGATTGGCCATTTTCCAATCTGTTGTGGCCCAGGAAAAGCCCAAACACGTGGTTGTGATCAGTATCGATGGTTTTAGGCCAGAGTTCTATATGGACAGTTCCATGCCCACTCCCAACCTACAGGAAATGTTCAGGGAAGGAGTGGCGGCCAAGGAGGTAACCGGGATTTTCCCAACGGTCACCTATCCATCACATACCACTCTCATTACAGGAACCACTCCGAAAGAGCATGGAATCTATTACAATACCCTTATCAAGGAGGATGGTTCAGCAGGAGGTTGGGTCTATGACTTCAGGGAAATCAAGAGCAAGACCCTTTGGCAGGCCGCCAAGGAAAAAGGTCTGGTCACGGCATCGGTCTCTTGGCCAGTGTCCGTCAATGCGCAGTACATTGATTATAATATTCCAGAGTTCTGGTCTTTTGAAAACCCTATGGACCGTAGGGGAGCAACTTCAGAAAAAGCAAACCCAAAGGGCCTTTTCGAAGAAGTGGTCAAAAATGCTACGGGGACCTTGGAAATCAATGATTATAATCTCAGTTCCTTGACTATGGACCAGAATTTAGCACGAATTGCAGGGTATCTCTTAAGGAAGTACCGACCAAACTTACTTACCATTCATCTACCCATTACCGATGGTGCCCAGCATCGCCAGGGAAGGAAAGGACTTATGGTAAGAAAGGCCATTGCCGGGGCGGATAATGCCATAGGTGTTATTCGAGATGCATTGCAAAAGGCGGGAATTGAAAAAGAGACCACGATAATAGTAACGGGAGATCACGGCTTTGTGGATGTGCATACACAAATAGCTCCCAATGTCCTTTTGGCCCAACATGGGTTATATGAGAAGAAGGGGGGCAGGCCCAAAGCGTTTTTCTTTTCGGCAGGGGGTTCTGCTTTTTTACATTTAAGGGATGAAAATGATGAAGAGACCTTGGAACGGATACAACAGCTATTTGAAGAATTGCCCATAGAGATCCGAAGCACCTTTGATATTGTGAATCGTGACCAAATAGCCATTCGTGGGGGAGATCCAAGAGTTAGATTGGCATTGACAGCTCAAAGGGGATACAGCTTCAGCAATGATACCGAAGGCAGCTTGATGACTTATAAAAAAGGAGGGAAGCATGGGTATTATCCCAATTTTCACGATATCGCCACCGGTTTTGTAGGAGATGGAAAAGGAATGCAGAAAGGGGAGGTCATAGAAAACATGTACCTGGAAGATGTGGGCAAGATTGTCGCATCACTATTACAACTCCAATTGAACCAAGATCCCAATTTTTACCACAGTACCTTAAAAAATGGAAACTAG
- a CDS encoding FecR family protein, with the protein MMRNEKVEEECIRYLSKEGSEEERFLFELELSINDDLKKNYVIYRKIWEAYPLDFEEKRNGQKTVSEPNPFKSKFRRVKVFLTIAASLLMGWFLFENFYDAYPNRVATQARERVTFYLPDSTKVILNSQSSLSYCKDFLKNRNVNLQGEAFFEVVHRKGQPFKVFSEDIEVLVLGTKFNVNTSDSLRTVALEEGKVSMRIPESGMNVTLLPNELVVYDPENKHLDKRWFDPKVTLVWKDDVLVLEDIALQKALPKINNYYGVEFILNDSIAGTKSIKGVFKGKDVDEFKDAMEFITGFTIENVEEQTYLIQNK; encoded by the coding sequence ATGATGAGAAACGAAAAAGTGGAAGAGGAATGTATCCGTTACCTTTCCAAAGAAGGGAGTGAGGAAGAGCGATTTCTTTTTGAATTGGAATTGAGCATCAATGACGACCTGAAGAAAAACTACGTCATCTATCGAAAGATATGGGAGGCATATCCTTTGGATTTTGAAGAAAAGAGGAATGGCCAAAAGACCGTATCGGAACCAAATCCGTTCAAATCAAAATTCAGGAGGGTAAAAGTTTTTTTAACCATAGCGGCTTCCCTATTAATGGGGTGGTTCCTTTTTGAAAACTTTTATGATGCCTACCCAAACCGGGTAGCCACACAGGCCCGGGAACGGGTCACTTTTTATTTGCCGGACAGTACCAAGGTCATCTTGAATTCGCAGAGCAGTCTCTCCTATTGCAAGGACTTTTTGAAAAACAGGAATGTCAATCTTCAGGGAGAAGCCTTTTTTGAAGTTGTCCATCGCAAAGGCCAGCCCTTTAAGGTTTTCTCAGAAGATATCGAAGTATTGGTATTGGGCACCAAATTCAATGTGAACACTTCAGATTCCCTGCGGACCGTTGCCTTGGAAGAGGGTAAGGTGAGCATGCGGATTCCAGAGAGTGGGATGAACGTGACCCTTTTGCCCAATGAATTGGTCGTATACGATCCTGAGAACAAACATTTGGACAAAAGGTGGTTCGATCCAAAAGTGACCTTGGTATGGAAAGATGATGTATTGGTATTGGAGGATATTGCCCTGCAAAAGGCCTTGCCAAAGATCAACAATTATTATGGCGTTGAATTTATCCTTAATGACAGTATCGCGGGCACTAAATCTATCAAGGGAGTGTTCAAGGGCAAAGATGTCGATGAGTTCAAAGATGCCATGGAGTTCATTACCGGGTTCACCATAGAAAATGTAGAAGAGCAAACCTATCTGATCCAGAACAAATGA
- a CDS encoding helix-turn-helix domain-containing protein yields the protein MDKTKMGNRDTKTWTEIKDSVYGEKGTERRDELERDFESFKIGLLLRKAREEKKLTQEQLGELVDKKRTYISRVENNGSNLTLKTLYDIVEKGLGGKVKISIEV from the coding sequence ATGGACAAAACAAAAATGGGTAATAGGGACACAAAGACCTGGACCGAGATAAAGGACAGTGTCTACGGTGAAAAGGGCACTGAGCGTAGGGACGAACTGGAAAGGGACTTTGAATCTTTCAAGATCGGGCTTTTATTGCGTAAGGCCAGGGAAGAAAAAAAACTGACACAGGAGCAACTAGGGGAGTTGGTGGATAAAAAACGGACCTATATTTCAAGGGTGGAGAACAATGGCAGCAATTTGACATTGAAAACCTTATATGATATTGTTGAAAAGGGGCTTGGGGGAAAGGTTAAAATATCCATCGAAGTATAA